In Candidatus Zixiibacteriota bacterium, the following are encoded in one genomic region:
- a CDS encoding penicillin-binding protein activator — translation MRKIILIFLVIVSVAYSQIQPESPYEGLKQALYTYSLGRYNESYKQFKDLAEFYILDGHHTIFTFMAAKSLYKNREYEKARREFQRFINEYPSSSYIGAAYLYLGHIAYRENNLLSSAIKYLKANDINHKSKAGIIAANNLKPMLEKELSISDIESLVDNYPQAELADEIVFYLGKRHCDEARYKRAVRVFKKYIDNYPKGSYIDKVNKLYTEAVDKANAKITVGVLAPLTGSYADYGLNLVEGVKLVFDNALSIGNKKIELMVIDTYGSPVYATKAVKTLIQEEPVAIIGPLRSESAVGAAIVAGYSGIPLITPTASEKGITELGNNIYQISPSAEIIAAALAEYAMKDLGIKNFGIIAPGDFTGRQVSKAFSQKVYQLGGEVLSNTFYEIGQTDYSNQIKPLREILLMKTEEQLAMEEIDSTEYYDLDKEEWLEQDDWRVYLGGLFLPGYAEELSLLVPQIRYHVISTKYFGLDGWDSKALMNKIDRYIEGAVFATDYHPGSEGSAWDKFYIMYYQKYNREPGRVSALAYDAANLIKLAIQGGAYTPEGVNDFLSSLKNYNGASCIINFKSSNNANNAVSIYQIMDEDIVQIK, via the coding sequence TTGAGAAAAATAATACTAATATTTCTGGTCATTGTCTCTGTTGCCTATTCACAGATACAGCCGGAATCTCCCTATGAGGGATTGAAACAGGCTCTTTATACTTACAGCCTGGGAAGATATAATGAATCATACAAGCAGTTTAAGGATTTAGCAGAATTTTATATTCTCGATGGTCATCATACGATATTTACCTTTATGGCGGCAAAATCACTTTACAAAAACAGAGAATATGAAAAAGCCCGCCGTGAATTTCAGAGATTTATAAATGAATATCCATCCTCATCATATATTGGAGCCGCCTACCTATATCTTGGGCATATCGCCTATCGAGAAAATAATTTGCTTTCAAGCGCTATAAAATATCTTAAGGCTAATGATATAAACCATAAATCGAAAGCCGGCATTATCGCCGCCAACAATCTTAAGCCGATGCTTGAAAAGGAGCTTAGCATAAGCGATATCGAATCGCTGGTCGATAATTATCCGCAGGCAGAACTGGCTGATGAGATAGTCTTTTATCTCGGTAAAAGGCATTGCGATGAGGCAAGATATAAACGAGCTGTTAGGGTTTTCAAAAAGTATATAGATAATTATCCCAAAGGCAGCTATATTGATAAGGTCAATAAGCTTTATACCGAAGCCGTTGACAAAGCAAACGCCAAAATTACAGTAGGAGTATTAGCACCGTTAACAGGTTCTTATGCCGATTACGGTTTAAACCTTGTGGAAGGCGTAAAACTTGTATTTGATAATGCGCTTAGTATAGGCAATAAAAAAATAGAATTAATGGTTATTGACACTTATGGTTCGCCGGTTTATGCAACTAAAGCCGTTAAAACATTAATACAGGAAGAACCGGTGGCAATAATTGGTCCTTTGCGGTCGGAATCAGCGGTTGGCGCCGCTATTGTAGCTGGTTATAGCGGCATTCCGCTTATTACTCCTACTGCCTCCGAAAAGGGAATAACCGAACTCGGCAATAATATCTATCAGATTTCACCATCCGCAGAAATTATTGCTGCTGCTTTAGCTGAATATGCAATGAAGGATTTAGGCATCAAAAACTTTGGCATTATTGCACCCGGCGATTTTACCGGTCGTCAGGTTTCAAAAGCATTCTCGCAGAAAGTGTATCAACTCGGCGGGGAAGTTTTATCAAATACTTTTTATGAAATCGGCCAAACCGATTATTCCAATCAGATTAAGCCGCTGCGTGAAATATTATTGATGAAAACCGAAGAACAGCTTGCTATGGAAGAAATTGACTCAACCGAGTATTACGATCTCGATAAGGAAGAATGGCTTGAACAGGATGACTGGCGGGTATATCTTGGCGGGTTGTTCCTACCGGGTTATGCCGAAGAACTCTCATTGCTGGTTCCTCAAATAAGGTATCATGTTATCTCAACAAAATATTTTGGCCTCGATGGATGGGATTCAAAAGCACTTATGAATAAAATCGATCGCTACATCGAGGGCGCTGTTTTCGCCACTGATTACCATCCGGGTTCGGAGGGAAGCGCTTGGGATAAGTTTTATATAATGTATTATCAGAAATATAATCGGGAACCAGGCCGAGTTTCCGCTCTTGCTTATGATGCGGCTAATTTAATCAAACTTGCCATTCAGGGCGGAGCATATACTCCTGAAGGCGTTAATGATTTCCTAAGCTCGCTGAAAAATTATAATGGCGCCAGTTGCATCATCAATTTTAAATCATCGAACAACGCCAATAACGCAGTCAGCATCTATCAAATTATGGATGAGGATATTGTTCAGATTAAATGA
- a CDS encoding sigma-54-dependent Fis family transcriptional regulator codes for MKILLVDDEKNILESVGGALRRSGYDVDTASGFVEGLSRCDNTIDVAILDVWLSDGDGVDLLTALKKKFPDLAAVMISGHSTIATAVSAVKQGAYDFLEKPLSLDRLEVILQNIEDYISLKKQRDDLLNQLDSEYRLIGESKSINELRKTIIKYAPEDAPVFISGESGTGKELVARLLHQHSPRKKGPFIAVNCAALPTELAEAELFGYEKGAFTGAARAYPGHFRRANKGVIFLDEIVDASPSLQAKLLRVLEDKKVTPLGGKQEYIIDARVVAASNKGINEEIKAGKFREDLSYRLNVLPIQVPSLRERSDDIKILADHFCGQYAMKSNKKRRRISKSGITYLESLNYPGNIRELKNYIERILIMTESSPIEAEQIEKVLQASSRQGFTFGSSLKESVIEFEKAYIIETINGAGGNIARAARTLGLERSHLYKKMKALGIDKDFSK; via the coding sequence ATGAAAATACTCTTAGTTGATGATGAAAAAAATATACTCGAGTCTGTCGGCGGCGCGCTGCGGCGATCCGGCTATGATGTTGATACGGCCTCTGGTTTTGTCGAGGGGTTAAGCCGCTGCGATAACACTATTGATGTTGCTATTCTGGATGTCTGGTTAAGCGATGGCGATGGAGTCGATTTATTAACAGCCTTGAAGAAAAAATTCCCTGATTTAGCGGCAGTAATGATTTCCGGTCATTCTACCATTGCTACCGCTGTTTCCGCAGTAAAACAGGGCGCTTACGATTTTCTTGAAAAACCGCTGTCTTTAGACAGGCTTGAGGTAATACTTCAAAATATCGAGGACTATATCTCGCTGAAAAAACAGCGCGATGATCTTCTTAATCAACTCGATAGCGAATACAGGCTGATTGGCGAATCAAAGTCGATTAATGAGCTGCGCAAAACGATAATAAAATATGCCCCGGAGGATGCTCCCGTGTTCATTTCCGGCGAAAGCGGCACGGGCAAAGAATTAGTCGCTCGTCTTCTTCATCAGCACTCTCCCCGAAAGAAGGGTCCGTTTATAGCGGTAAATTGCGCCGCCTTGCCTACCGAACTGGCTGAGGCAGAGCTTTTTGGCTATGAGAAAGGTGCTTTCACCGGAGCGGCGCGTGCCTACCCGGGTCATTTCCGTCGCGCAAACAAGGGCGTTATATTCCTTGATGAGATAGTCGATGCCTCCCCCTCGCTTCAAGCTAAGTTGTTGCGGGTCTTGGAGGATAAAAAAGTAACGCCGCTTGGCGGTAAACAGGAATACATTATTGACGCCCGAGTTGTAGCCGCCTCTAATAAAGGCATCAACGAGGAAATAAAAGCTGGCAAATTCAGGGAGGATTTGTCATACAGATTAAATGTTTTGCCTATTCAAGTCCCCTCGCTTCGGGAAAGAAGCGATGATATTAAAATATTAGCAGACCATTTCTGCGGGCAATATGCCATGAAGTCGAATAAAAAACGGCGCCGCATTTCAAAATCGGGAATCACTTATCTTGAAAGCTTAAACTATCCCGGCAATATCAGGGAGTTGAAAAATTACATCGAGCGGATATTGATAATGACCGAAAGTAGCCCCATTGAGGCTGAACAAATCGAAAAGGTTCTGCAAGCCTCATCACGACAGGGGTTTACTTTTGGGTCGAGCTTAAAAGAATCCGTTATAGAGTTTGAAAAAGCTTATATTATCGAAACAATAAACGGCGCTGGCGGAAATATAGCCAGAGCGGCAAGAACCCTGGGGTTGGAACGAAGTCATCTCTATAAAAAAATGAAAGCTCTTGGCATCGATAAGGATTTTAGCAAATAA
- the larE gene encoding ATP-dependent sacrificial sulfur transferase LarE produces the protein MNSKKENKLTEIIKELDSAVIGLSGGVDSTLITKFCIDCLGPENVWAATGDSKSIPAEELEYCRKIADELNLPEGHFKLIATDELDNPDYAANPENRCYFCKQELFGKLAEYAKEVGAKHIVDGSNASDLNDYRPGRRAGKELQVRSPFAEAGINKDDIRTLAKKLGLPNWDKPSMPCLSSRIPYNSPVTPEKLEQIAAAEKYLRELGFKQFRVRHHGQIARLEIDDFNLILKNGLRNKINSELKKLGFDYIAIDLGGFRSGNLNINIR, from the coding sequence ATGAATAGTAAAAAAGAAAATAAGTTAACTGAGATTATTAAAGAATTAGACTCGGCAGTAATTGGATTATCCGGCGGAGTTGACTCAACGCTGATAACTAAATTTTGCATCGATTGCCTTGGTCCCGAAAATGTTTGGGCGGCAACCGGCGATTCGAAATCGATACCGGCAGAAGAATTGGAATACTGCAGGAAAATAGCAGACGAGTTAAACCTGCCGGAAGGTCATTTTAAATTAATTGCAACGGATGAACTCGATAACCCGGACTATGCCGCTAATCCTGAAAACAGATGTTATTTCTGCAAGCAAGAACTATTCGGCAAGCTGGCTGAATATGCCAAAGAAGTCGGCGCGAAACATATAGTCGATGGTTCAAACGCCTCCGATTTGAATGATTATCGTCCTGGAAGGCGCGCTGGAAAAGAGCTTCAAGTGCGGTCGCCATTTGCCGAAGCCGGCATAAATAAAGATGATATTCGTACACTGGCAAAGAAACTTGGCTTGCCAAACTGGGATAAACCATCCATGCCATGCTTGTCATCAAGGATACCTTATAATTCGCCGGTAACGCCTGAAAAATTAGAGCAGATTGCCGCTGCCGAAAAGTATTTACGAGAACTCGGCTTCAAACAATTTCGGGTGCGCCATCACGGCCAAATCGCCCGGCTGGAGATTGATGATTTTAACTTGATATTAAAAAACGGCTTGAGGAATAAAATTAACAGCGAATTGAAAAAACTTGGCTTCGATTATATTGCGATTGACCTTGGGGGATTTCGTTCCGGTAATTTAAATATTAATATAAGATGA
- a CDS encoding calcium/sodium antiporter: protein MINVFLNLLIIAVCGVGLWWSANLVVDGSTNIARKLGISNLAIGLTVIAFGTSAPEFAVTAIAAIKGQGDISVSNVVGSNFLNLGLVLGSVALFRAIPTTQVKARREGAILIGGTLLFIMLMADFKMARWEGFLFLALLIAYILYMFFSSSANQEKIPEGEFKYLDVIKLIGGLVIILVSSNYLVEAAVVLARQIGISEWMIGETIVALGTSLPELATSLAAVIRGNYGLSIGNLIGSNLFNLFGVLGLAAILRPMTIDQDAFSHLIWLLAFMVLVVIFIRTNRKISRLKGAVLILINAAVWVKGFLEH, encoded by the coding sequence ATGATAAATGTTTTTTTAAACCTGCTGATAATAGCAGTTTGCGGTGTTGGTTTATGGTGGAGTGCCAATCTTGTTGTTGATGGCTCCACAAATATTGCTCGCAAGCTGGGCATTTCCAATCTGGCTATAGGATTGACAGTTATCGCTTTTGGCACCTCGGCACCGGAATTCGCGGTTACTGCAATAGCGGCAATCAAAGGTCAGGGGGATATATCAGTTAGCAATGTTGTCGGCTCAAATTTCTTAAATCTCGGCCTTGTGCTGGGGTCAGTTGCTTTATTTCGCGCTATCCCAACGACACAGGTAAAAGCTCGCCGCGAGGGAGCAATATTAATAGGCGGGACATTGCTTTTTATAATGCTGATGGCCGATTTTAAAATGGCTCGCTGGGAGGGATTTTTATTTTTGGCCTTGTTGATTGCCTACATACTTTATATGTTTTTCAGTAGTTCGGCAAACCAGGAAAAGATACCGGAAGGTGAATTTAAATACTTGGATGTGATCAAACTTATCGGCGGTTTGGTCATTATTCTTGTCAGCAGCAATTATCTCGTTGAAGCCGCTGTTGTGCTTGCTCGTCAGATTGGCATATCCGAATGGATGATTGGCGAGACGATTGTCGCCTTGGGAACATCTCTTCCGGAACTGGCTACATCTTTGGCGGCTGTTATTCGCGGCAATTACGGCTTATCCATAGGCAATTTAATAGGCAGCAATCTATTCAATCTCTTTGGCGTACTTGGTCTGGCGGCGATTCTTCGTCCGATGACTATAGACCAAGATGCTTTCAGCCATCTAATCTGGCTGCTGGCTTTTATGGTCTTAGTAGTTATATTTATTAGAACGAACAGAAAAATCAGTCGTCTTAAGGGCGCAGTGTTGATATTGATTAATGCGGCGGTTTGGGTCAAAGGGTTTTTAGAACACTAA
- a CDS encoding aminoacyl-tRNA hydrolase codes for MMVDNTPTAEIKAVLGLGNPGRQYADNRHNLGYMIVDRLVFLKKEEFIKGDGPFLFCRIPLKSGDLILCKSTTYMNNTGRAADKICRYFGLSGQNLLVVSDDCNLPLGKIRYRASGSDGGHNGLASIIDWLQTPKFPRLRVGIGANPSNKPLEEYVLEDFTRNEFEIVDKVIPVVVNFIIKLAAENLLSNSATITVAEE; via the coding sequence GTGATGGTTGACAATACCCCGACAGCAGAAATAAAGGCAGTTTTGGGGTTGGGCAACCCCGGTCGACAGTATGCTGATAACAGGCATAATCTTGGCTATATGATTGTTGACCGGCTTGTTTTTTTGAAAAAAGAAGAATTCATTAAGGGCGATGGTCCATTTCTTTTCTGCCGGATACCGCTTAAGTCAGGCGATTTGATTTTATGCAAGTCGACGACTTATATGAACAACACCGGCAGGGCGGCAGATAAAATATGCCGTTATTTCGGTTTATCAGGACAAAACCTACTGGTTGTTTCCGATGACTGCAATCTTCCGTTAGGGAAGATACGTTATCGCGCCAGCGGTTCTGATGGCGGCCATAATGGCTTAGCATCGATTATTGATTGGCTGCAAACCCCAAAATTCCCTCGTTTAAGGGTGGGTATAGGAGCTAATCCATCAAATAAGCCGCTTGAGGAATATGTTCTTGAGGATTTCACCCGAAATGAATTTGAAATCGTTGATAAGGTGATTCCGGTTGTTGTCAATTTTATAATAAAATTGGCAGCTGAGAATCTATTGAGTAATTCGGCGACAATTACTGTTGCCGAGGAATAA
- a CDS encoding 30S ribosomal protein S18, whose amino-acid sequence MNIVERRRKRKVCRFCENNVKRIDYRDDRILNKYITDRGKIVPGRVTGVCPKHQRWLSTAIKRGRTMGLLPYTSKEIR is encoded by the coding sequence ATTAACATAGTGGAAAGAAGAAGAAAACGTAAAGTTTGTCGATTTTGCGAAAACAACGTTAAAAGAATAGACTATCGCGATGATAGGATATTAAATAAATACATAACCGATCGCGGTAAAATCGTTCCCGGTCGGGTAACCGGCGTTTGTCCCAAGCATCAGCGTTGGCTTTCTACGGCTATTAAGCGCGGTCGGACGATGGGTTTGCTGCCGTACACATCGAAAGAGATTCGTTAA
- a CDS encoding bifunctional nuclease family protein, with translation MELIEAKIGGLALDITTNSPVITLSPTDSGKILPIWIGHYEAWAIGMELSGVVSKRPLTHDLLYEVIKSMSGEINKIAITELKDQTFYAKIFIKSNGATIEIDARPSDSIALALKSKSPIYVNKELFHLKDEKITGIPNQESLRERLRRINPEDFGKYKL, from the coding sequence ATGGAATTAATTGAAGCGAAAATTGGCGGATTAGCGCTTGATATAACTACTAATTCGCCTGTAATAACACTCAGCCCAACAGATTCGGGAAAAATTCTGCCGATATGGATTGGCCACTATGAGGCATGGGCTATCGGGATGGAGTTGTCCGGAGTGGTTTCCAAAAGACCATTGACGCATGATCTGCTGTATGAGGTTATTAAAAGCATGTCAGGAGAAATCAATAAAATCGCTATAACCGAATTAAAAGACCAAACATTCTACGCCAAAATTTTCATAAAATCCAATGGCGCTACAATTGAGATAGATGCTCGCCCCTCCGACTCGATTGCCTTAGCTCTTAAATCCAAATCGCCAATTTATGTTAACAAAGAACTGTTTCACCTTAAAGATGAAAAAATCACGGGTATCCCCAACCAAGAGTCGCTGCGTGAAAGATTGCGGCGAATAAACCCCGAAGATTTTGGAAAATATAAGCTATGA
- a CDS encoding DUF3307 domain-containing protein codes for MDILFFLILGHFCGDYAFQSDRMAERKKSSLIILSYHVIVYTICIGAFFVFYSLLYYPGLFYQTATLLFLGILYIEHWVQDFIKNRNETCSKQNYYIDQMIHIAVLYFYRIFIYSG; via the coding sequence ATGGATATACTGTTTTTCCTAATATTAGGACATTTCTGCGGCGATTACGCTTTTCAGTCTGACCGCATGGCTGAACGCAAAAAATCGTCTTTAATAATACTATCATATCATGTAATAGTATATACTATTTGTATCGGGGCATTTTTCGTGTTCTATTCGCTGTTATATTATCCGGGGTTGTTTTATCAAACTGCCACCTTATTATTTTTAGGAATATTATATATTGAGCACTGGGTACAGGATTTCATTAAGAACCGTAATGAAACCTGCTCGAAACAAAACTATTATATCGATCAGATGATACACATTGCTGTTTTATATTTTTATCGAATTTTTATATATTCTGGTTAA
- a CDS encoding DUF2232 domain-containing protein, translating into MEERAQINNSWQQADRTKLSLLILSIICAGLFSGIVMLNVIFFIIALAALITLTVRFGYNYAALAGLISGMVCFIFYGEMLTLILALMVLIPGYLMGYKSRIFSPAYSVIFWGMLPFLFPLIILVLYYPELISQGPLMITEMKGMIDENAAVLGLGGSQLKLMYSSIETTVTWAFRLAPGILFTMSMSIVVFAYLGAMETSKYFGAILPRFKPLYLWKPSELLLIPLGISLLFVLLGGPWFGVIGENALVFMIHLYAFLGICLIDFYFKRMRVPTAVRLIVYLLVMVGIVVVIPALAILSVIDSRFDFRKISQVENKS; encoded by the coding sequence GTGGAAGAGCGCGCTCAAATAAATAATAGCTGGCAGCAAGCCGATAGGACGAAGTTATCGCTGCTAATTCTGTCAATTATATGCGCCGGATTATTCTCCGGCATTGTAATGCTTAATGTGATTTTCTTTATTATCGCTTTGGCGGCATTAATTACTCTCACTGTTCGGTTTGGTTATAATTATGCAGCGTTGGCCGGCCTTATTTCAGGCATGGTCTGCTTCATTTTTTATGGTGAAATGTTAACGCTAATATTAGCGCTGATGGTTTTAATTCCGGGGTATCTTATGGGATATAAATCAAGAATATTCAGTCCTGCCTATTCAGTGATATTTTGGGGGATGCTGCCGTTTTTATTCCCCTTAATAATTCTGGTTCTATATTATCCCGAGCTTATATCGCAAGGGCCATTGATGATTACCGAGATGAAAGGGATGATTGATGAAAATGCCGCCGTTTTAGGGCTTGGCGGCTCGCAGCTCAAACTGATGTATTCATCGATTGAGACAACAGTAACGTGGGCATTTCGGCTTGCGCCCGGAATTTTATTTACCATGTCCATGAGTATTGTGGTATTTGCCTATCTTGGGGCAATGGAAACAAGCAAATATTTTGGCGCAATTCTACCAAGATTTAAGCCGCTTTATTTATGGAAGCCGAGCGAACTCTTGTTAATCCCGTTGGGCATTTCCTTGCTGTTTGTATTATTGGGCGGTCCTTGGTTTGGAGTAATCGGCGAAAACGCGCTCGTGTTCATGATTCATCTGTATGCATTTTTAGGAATATGCTTAATTGATTTTTATTTCAAAAGAATGAGGGTTCCGACGGCAGTAAGGTTAATAGTATATTTGCTGGTTATGGTTGGGATAGTGGTAGTAATACCGGCGCTGGCTATTTTGAGCGTTATAGACAGCCGTTTCGATTTTAGAAAAATTTCGCAAGTGGAGAATAAATCTTAA
- a CDS encoding cyclic nucleotide-binding domain-containing protein, with product MSITKIQLFKQVPLFSGIPKELFNHLIKVVSERTLPAGEILFSEGDTGKTFYIIKSGKIDILKNDSASNNEIKLATRGEGDFFGEMALLESSPRFATAKAIKKTVVLELSRKNFRKIIAEYPSIALEIMSELSSRLRQADLQSIRDLQRKKEQLEKSNKKLLQTTQELKKSNESIQSANKFLETIISASQFFIVVTDNQGKIFIFNDAAKKVFNIIFSDIAWSNIDSVLKPVGNSNLLSEIEKNLAEGKTWSGDVLNLTQDNKKQFIELVGARVFDEKGDTFASLYMGRDITEEKNVERQMIFLDRMASRGEMAGEIAHELNNFLAVVMGNLELLQMEIQMSKTDKALKKINSMQGGLDKIRKFADSLMMYSSPDLKKEEFDIHSFFENELFFIKAHSRFDNIKIVFDFAKSMPLITADKSQIQQVLINLLNNAADAAENLPDRKSKIVVKTLYQPNDNSIIISVTDNGVGFVDDSLDKVFRQHFTTKERGHGFGLLAVKRVVKNHAGKVWAENNPEGGAIFYIQLPINSEEVKSAIPSNVS from the coding sequence ATGAGCATAACAAAAATACAATTATTCAAACAAGTGCCGCTGTTTTCCGGAATTCCAAAGGAATTATTCAACCATCTGATAAAAGTAGTAAGCGAACGCACTCTTCCTGCCGGGGAAATATTGTTTTCTGAAGGCGATACAGGTAAAACATTTTATATCATTAAATCAGGTAAAATTGATATCCTAAAAAACGACTCCGCTTCAAATAATGAGATTAAGCTGGCAACTCGCGGTGAAGGTGATTTTTTTGGAGAGATGGCGCTTCTGGAAAGTTCCCCAAGGTTTGCTACAGCCAAAGCAATCAAAAAAACTGTTGTTTTGGAACTATCGCGAAAAAATTTCAGAAAAATAATTGCCGAATATCCATCAATTGCCTTAGAAATAATGAGCGAATTATCCTCACGGTTGCGTCAGGCCGACCTTCAATCGATTCGCGACCTTCAAAGGAAAAAAGAACAGCTTGAAAAGTCTAATAAAAAATTACTACAAACTACTCAGGAACTGAAAAAATCAAACGAAAGCATACAATCAGCCAACAAATTTCTGGAAACGATTATTTCCGCCTCGCAATTTTTTATAGTTGTTACCGACAATCAAGGTAAAATATTTATATTTAACGATGCCGCTAAAAAAGTTTTCAACATCATTTTTAGTGATATTGCCTGGTCAAATATCGATTCTGTTCTTAAGCCGGTTGGGAATAGCAATCTGCTTTCGGAAATCGAGAAAAATCTCGCCGAGGGAAAAACCTGGTCGGGCGATGTTTTAAATTTGACTCAAGATAATAAAAAACAATTTATTGAACTTGTTGGAGCCAGAGTATTCGATGAAAAAGGGGACACTTTCGCATCTCTTTATATGGGGCGGGATATTACCGAGGAAAAGAATGTTGAACGCCAGATGATATTCCTCGACCGGATGGCTAGCAGAGGCGAAATGGCTGGGGAAATAGCCCATGAGTTAAACAATTTCCTTGCGGTTGTAATGGGAAATCTTGAGCTGCTTCAAATGGAAATTCAAATGAGCAAAACCGATAAAGCTTTGAAAAAAATCAATTCCATGCAAGGCGGGCTCGATAAAATAAGAAAATTCGCGGATAGTTTGATGATGTATTCAAGTCCGGATTTGAAAAAAGAGGAATTCGATATTCATTCGTTTTTTGAAAATGAGCTATTCTTCATTAAAGCCCACAGTCGTTTTGATAATATCAAAATTGTCTTTGATTTTGCTAAAAGCATGCCTTTAATAACCGCTGATAAAAGCCAGATTCAACAGGTATTAATAAATCTGCTAAACAACGCCGCTGATGCCGCTGAAAATTTGCCTGATAGAAAAAGCAAGATTGTAGTTAAAACACTTTACCAGCCGAATGATAATTCAATAATTATTTCAGTTACCGATAACGGAGTAGGTTTTGTCGATGATAGCCTTGATAAAGTATTCAGGCAGCATTTTACAACTAAAGAAAGAGGACATGGATTTGGTCTTCTGGCGGTAAAGAGGGTCGTTAAGAACCATGCCGGCAAGGTCTGGGCTGAAAATAACCCCGAAGGCGGGGCTATATTTTATATTCAATTACCGATAAACTCCGAAGAAGTAAAATCAGCTATTCCATCTAATGTAAGCTAA
- the rpsF gene encoding 30S ribosomal protein S6, whose amino-acid sequence MKIYELTFILTTTLDENAADAEIKGLTDQIKALDGNIFEIQHLGVKKMTFEISKQRQGNYITIYYEGVPTIPKQLEKSMKHNENILRNMTIVLKPSEYKPPVKEEEKLEEVPEVAGESGESGESEESKESKESV is encoded by the coding sequence ATGAAGATTTACGAGCTTACCTTTATCCTTACTACAACCTTAGATGAGAATGCGGCCGATGCCGAGATAAAGGGGTTGACCGATCAGATTAAAGCTTTAGATGGTAATATCTTTGAAATTCAGCATCTCGGTGTTAAAAAAATGACTTTCGAGATTAGTAAACAACGTCAGGGTAATTACATTACAATCTATTACGAAGGCGTTCCGACCATCCCAAAACAACTCGAAAAAAGCATGAAGCACAATGAGAATATTCTGAGAAATATGACTATAGTCTTGAAACCATCAGAGTATAAACCGCCTGTAAAGGAAGAAGAGAAGTTAGAAGAAGTCCCTGAAGTTGCCGGAGAAAGCGGGGAAAGCGGAGAAAGCGAAGAAAGCAAAGAAAGCAAAGAAAGTGTATAG
- the rplI gene encoding 50S ribosomal protein L9 → MKIILKDDIKDIGECGEVIEVKGGYARNYLIPQNLAIMATTGNLKSIEEIKKQKGFRDSKKKKGAEKIKDKLEKISITADVNVGEGDKVFGSVTVSTISSLLKVQGFEIDKRLIILDEPIKALGVYTIQVKLEKDVIANVKLWVVKKEN, encoded by the coding sequence ATGAAAATAATACTCAAAGATGATATTAAAGATATTGGCGAATGCGGCGAGGTTATTGAGGTTAAAGGCGGTTATGCCCGTAATTACCTTATTCCCCAAAACTTGGCTATTATGGCTACAACCGGAAACCTGAAATCAATTGAAGAAATTAAAAAACAAAAAGGGTTTCGTGATAGTAAAAAGAAAAAAGGCGCCGAGAAAATTAAAGACAAACTGGAAAAAATATCAATTACTGCTGATGTTAATGTTGGCGAAGGCGATAAAGTATTCGGTTCGGTTACTGTATCGACAATTTCCAGTCTGCTTAAAGTGCAGGGTTTCGAAATTGACAAGCGGTTGATTATTCTTGATGAGCCGATTAAAGCTTTAGGTGTCTATACAATACAAGTAAAGCTTGAAAAAGATGTCATTGCTAATGTAAAATTATGGGTGGTTAAAAAAGAGAATTGA